The following are from one region of the Hyphomicrobium album genome:
- a CDS encoding GlsB/YeaQ/YmgE family stress response membrane protein: MLGFENLLTWILIGAVSGWLAGLIVEGYGFGLLGNIVVGTLGAGIAGAGVWALGIHIETTLGNIIAVTAGAVALLLVAGLVRWPSG, translated from the coding sequence TTGCTCGGGTTTGAGAATCTTTTGACTTGGATCCTCATCGGCGCCGTTTCGGGCTGGCTCGCCGGCCTCATCGTCGAGGGCTACGGCTTCGGGCTGCTCGGCAACATAGTTGTCGGAACCCTCGGCGCAGGCATCGCCGGGGCGGGCGTTTGGGCGCTCGGCATCCACATCGAGACAACGCTCGGCAACATCATCGCCGTCACCGCCGGCGCCGTTGCGCTGCTGCTCGTCGCCGGTTTGGTGCGCTGGCCCTCCGGCTAG
- a CDS encoding NAD(P)/FAD-dependent oxidoreductase — protein sequence MIDRREFGQLLGGTALAAASPRWIAAPALAKGGAKVVIVGGGAGGGTVARIIKTEAPQIDVTIVEQRPIYTSCFNSNHFFGGFRSFASLQHSYDGLKKLGINVVTDTATGIDAGKKAVNTAVGTTLPYDRLVLSPGIDFKYDAIEGYSAAASEIMPHAWKAGPQTLLLMRQLEAMEDGGVVIMTVPGNPYRCPPGPYERACMIAHYLKTHKPKSKLVIFDAKPTFSKQGAFEEAFERYYAGIIDLNLTNEIDDFRVVRVDPKAMQVETASGTKLKGAVVNVIPPQTAGAIAISAGCAEGAWCPIKPENFASAKVDGVYVIGDAAIAVEMPKSAYTANSHGKVVAADILAALAGSDPAIPRYRNTCWSLLAAEDSIKIGADYTPGEHDGKQILVPDHPFVSQKGETAEVRRKNYAEGLAWYHAIIADAFNDNTALTHKG from the coding sequence ATGATAGATCGCAGGGAGTTCGGGCAGCTCCTCGGGGGAACGGCGTTGGCGGCGGCCTCGCCCCGTTGGATCGCCGCCCCGGCATTGGCGAAGGGTGGCGCCAAGGTCGTCATCGTCGGTGGCGGGGCAGGTGGCGGAACCGTCGCGCGCATCATCAAGACCGAGGCGCCGCAGATCGACGTGACGATCGTCGAGCAGCGTCCGATTTATACGTCTTGCTTCAACTCCAACCATTTCTTCGGCGGCTTCCGCAGCTTCGCGTCTCTGCAGCACTCCTATGACGGCTTGAAGAAGCTCGGCATCAACGTCGTCACCGACACGGCCACCGGCATCGATGCGGGCAAGAAAGCCGTCAATACCGCTGTCGGGACCACGCTGCCCTACGACCGGCTGGTGCTCTCACCCGGCATCGACTTCAAGTACGACGCTATCGAGGGCTACTCGGCCGCGGCATCAGAGATCATGCCGCACGCCTGGAAGGCGGGGCCGCAGACGCTCCTGCTGATGCGCCAGCTCGAGGCGATGGAGGACGGCGGCGTCGTCATCATGACGGTACCGGGCAATCCGTACCGCTGCCCGCCGGGACCATACGAGCGGGCCTGCATGATCGCGCACTACCTAAAGACGCATAAGCCGAAGTCGAAGCTGGTCATCTTCGATGCCAAGCCGACGTTTTCCAAGCAGGGCGCCTTCGAGGAGGCGTTCGAACGCTACTACGCCGGCATCATCGACCTGAACCTCACGAACGAGATCGACGATTTCCGCGTCGTGAGGGTCGACCCGAAGGCGATGCAAGTCGAGACGGCATCCGGCACGAAGCTCAAGGGCGCCGTGGTCAACGTCATCCCGCCGCAGACGGCCGGCGCCATCGCCATTTCTGCCGGCTGCGCCGAGGGTGCCTGGTGTCCGATCAAGCCGGAGAACTTCGCCTCGGCGAAAGTCGATGGCGTCTACGTCATCGGCGACGCGGCCATCGCAGTCGAGATGCCGAAGTCCGCCTACACGGCCAATAGCCACGGCAAGGTCGTCGCCGCCGACATCCTGGCTGCACTCGCCGGGAGCGATCCCGCTATCCCGCGCTATCGCAACACCTGCTGGTCGCTTCTCGCTGCCGAAGACTCCATCAAGATCGGCGCCGACTACACGCCGGGGGAGCACGACGGCAAACAGATCCTGGTTCCGGACCATCCCTTCGTTTCACAGAAGGGCGAGACGGCCGAGGTCCGCCGCAAAAACTATGCTGAAGGTCTCGCCTGGTATCACGCCATCATCGCCGATGCCTTCAACGACAATACGGCACTGACCCACAAGGGATAG
- a CDS encoding ABCB family ABC transporter ATP-binding protein/permease: protein MSFPPAIPAAPTDEREEDYLAARTSHWDALIGLLPLVWPANRPDLRRRVVLAFGVLLIAKLVTVAVPVFYKDATDLLTAAAAKGGTLDTGTSVMLAVGMLILAYGTGRVLMMGLTQVRDIIFTEVGQNAVRQLNNRTFEHLHRLSLRFHLERRTGGLSRVIERATRGVELIIRMGILNVVPTALELLLVSGMLLYYFDWRYVAIMYATVAAYMWFTFAASERRIAIRREMNDSDTEANTKAIDSLLNFETVKYFGNEGLEARRFDSSMARYEQAAIKTFRSLGILNTGQMLIFTVGMTACMLLAAQGIVAGTHSVGEFVMINALLIQLYMPLNFLGMVYREIKQGLVDLEAMFALLGERPEIKDRPGAKPLVVDKGEIRFDHVTFAYDAGSRQVLKDVSFAIPAGKMVAIVGPSGAGKSTIGRILFRFYDIESGRVTIDGQDIRDVTQKSLRAAIGVVPQDSVLFNDTIFYNVKYGRPEATDEEVYAAARLAQIDTFIRTLPDGYKTMVGERGLKLSGGEKQRVAIARTILKGPPILILDEATSALDSHTEKEIQDALDQVARNRTSLVIAHRLSTIVHADNILVIDKGRLVEQGTHAELMHKGGLYASLWTRQRQAEKAREELAHVLEDAEREGALRAEDIRLMTAK, encoded by the coding sequence ATGTCGTTTCCGCCAGCGATCCCGGCCGCACCCACTGACGAGCGCGAGGAGGACTATCTCGCCGCGCGGACGTCGCATTGGGACGCGTTGATCGGCCTGCTGCCGCTGGTGTGGCCCGCGAACCGTCCCGACCTGCGCCGGCGCGTCGTCCTCGCGTTCGGCGTGCTGCTCATTGCCAAGCTCGTTACCGTCGCTGTGCCCGTATTCTACAAGGATGCGACCGACCTTCTGACGGCTGCAGCCGCCAAGGGCGGCACCCTCGACACCGGCACGAGCGTGATGCTCGCCGTAGGCATGCTCATTCTCGCCTACGGCACCGGCCGCGTGCTGATGATGGGCCTGACGCAGGTGCGCGACATCATTTTCACCGAGGTCGGCCAGAACGCGGTGCGCCAGCTCAACAACCGGACATTCGAGCATCTGCACCGGCTATCGCTGCGCTTTCACCTCGAGCGGCGCACGGGCGGCCTGTCGCGGGTCATCGAGCGGGCGACGCGTGGCGTCGAGCTCATCATCCGCATGGGCATCTTGAACGTCGTGCCGACGGCGCTGGAACTGCTGCTCGTGTCGGGCATGCTGCTCTACTATTTCGATTGGCGCTACGTCGCGATCATGTACGCGACGGTCGCCGCCTACATGTGGTTCACCTTTGCCGCCAGCGAGCGCCGCATCGCCATCCGCCGGGAGATGAACGACAGCGATACGGAGGCAAATACCAAGGCGATCGACAGCCTGTTGAACTTCGAGACCGTGAAGTACTTCGGCAACGAGGGCCTCGAGGCACGCCGCTTCGACAGTTCCATGGCGCGTTACGAGCAGGCGGCCATCAAGACCTTCCGCTCGCTCGGAATACTCAATACCGGCCAGATGCTGATCTTCACGGTCGGCATGACGGCGTGCATGCTGCTCGCCGCGCAAGGCATCGTCGCGGGCACGCATTCGGTCGGCGAGTTCGTGATGATCAACGCGCTGCTGATCCAGCTCTACATGCCGCTGAATTTCTTGGGCATGGTGTATCGCGAGATCAAGCAGGGGCTCGTCGATCTCGAGGCCATGTTCGCGCTGCTCGGCGAGCGGCCGGAGATCAAGGATCGGCCCGGCGCCAAGCCGCTCGTGGTGGACAAGGGCGAGATCCGCTTCGATCACGTGACGTTCGCCTACGACGCGGGCAGCCGCCAGGTGCTGAAGGACGTCTCGTTCGCGATTCCCGCCGGCAAGATGGTGGCGATCGTCGGTCCCTCGGGCGCCGGCAAGTCGACGATCGGCCGCATCCTCTTCCGCTTCTACGACATCGAAAGCGGCAGGGTGACAATCGACGGGCAGGACATTCGCGACGTTACGCAGAAGAGCCTACGCGCCGCCATCGGCGTCGTGCCGCAAGACAGCGTGCTCTTCAACGACACGATCTTCTACAACGTCAAGTATGGGCGCCCGGAAGCGACCGACGAAGAGGTCTACGCCGCGGCACGTCTGGCGCAGATCGATACCTTCATACGGACGCTTCCCGATGGCTATAAAACGATGGTCGGCGAGCGCGGCCTAAAGCTGTCTGGCGGCGAGAAGCAGCGCGTCGCCATTGCCCGGACGATTCTCAAGGGACCACCGATCCTCATCCTCGACGAGGCGACCAGCGCGCTCGACAGCCATACCGAGAAAGAGATACAGGACGCGCTCGATCAGGTGGCGCGCAACCGCACCTCACTCGTCATCGCCCACCGGCTATCGACCATCGTGCACGCCGACAACATCCTTGTCATCGACAAGGGACGGCTCGTCGAGCAGGGCACGCACGCGGAGCTGATGCACAAGGGCGGGCTCTATGCCAGCCTATGGACGCGGCAGCGACAGGCGGAGAAGGCCCGCGAGGAGCTGGCGCATGTTCTCGAGGATGCCGAGCGGGAAGGCGCGCTGCGCGCCGAGGATATTCGGCTCATGACGGCGAAGTAG
- the soxZ gene encoding thiosulfate oxidation carrier complex protein SoxZ has translation MMKKPPRIKLPEAINPGQIIEVKTLATHVMETGNRKDGTGKIIPRNIIHTFTATFEGEEVFSATLGSGIAANPYIAFFMKVPGPGTLTLTWLDDAGTTTVEKVPLSVA, from the coding sequence ATGATGAAGAAGCCGCCGCGCATCAAGCTGCCAGAGGCGATCAATCCGGGTCAGATCATCGAGGTCAAGACGCTCGCCACGCACGTCATGGAGACGGGCAACCGCAAGGACGGCACGGGCAAGATAATCCCGCGCAACATCATCCACACCTTCACGGCGACCTTCGAAGGCGAGGAAGTGTTCTCCGCGACGCTCGGCTCGGGCATCGCCGCCAATCCCTACATCGCCTTTTTCATGAAGGTGCCGGGTCCCGGCACGCTGACGCTGACCTGGCTCGATGACGCCGGCACAACGACAGTCGAAAAGGTCCCGCTCAGCGTCGCCTAG
- a CDS encoding SDR family NAD(P)-dependent oxidoreductase — protein sequence MDILLKIGDMWVRRRAAPDLIAVAAVEGLRPATVVTGASEGLGFALARRIAREGRAIVLLARTEEVLAEAGDDLQSAYPNATVIAEPLDVGQKDAPALLDALLARHGLYLDVLVNNAGIGIGGNFTDLAPEQLDELVETNVAAVTRLTRHYLPAMRARARGGIMNLASLAAFTPGPWQAPYFASKAFVLSLTAAIGGECAGEGVRVCAIACGPVETRIHRKMNASNTFYRALLPSASAERMARLAWRSYRMGRRVVVPGIVNSFIAWSARAMPYEILLPMVDWLMKPRARPVSGTRARRGALRLARSTGSRR from the coding sequence ATGGATATCCTTCTCAAGATCGGCGACATGTGGGTGCGCCGCAGGGCGGCGCCTGACCTAATTGCAGTCGCCGCTGTCGAAGGCCTGAGGCCCGCGACAGTCGTGACCGGCGCCTCGGAAGGTCTGGGTTTCGCCCTGGCGCGGCGCATCGCCCGCGAAGGCCGGGCCATCGTCCTCCTGGCGCGGACGGAAGAGGTCCTCGCCGAGGCTGGCGACGACCTGCAAAGCGCGTATCCAAATGCGACCGTCATCGCCGAGCCTCTCGACGTCGGACAAAAGGATGCCCCCGCACTCCTCGACGCGTTACTCGCCCGGCACGGGCTCTATCTCGACGTCCTGGTCAATAACGCCGGCATCGGCATCGGCGGCAACTTCACCGACCTCGCGCCGGAGCAGCTCGACGAACTGGTCGAGACCAACGTCGCCGCCGTCACGCGGCTGACGCGCCACTATCTGCCGGCCATGCGGGCGCGCGCCCGCGGCGGCATCATGAACCTCGCTTCGCTTGCCGCTTTCACACCGGGCCCCTGGCAGGCGCCTTACTTTGCCAGCAAAGCCTTCGTCCTATCGCTGACCGCCGCGATCGGGGGCGAATGCGCCGGCGAGGGCGTGCGCGTCTGCGCCATCGCCTGCGGCCCCGTAGAAACGCGCATCCACCGCAAGATGAATGCGTCGAACACCTTCTACCGGGCACTGCTGCCGAGCGCCTCCGCGGAGCGCATGGCTAGGCTCGCGTGGCGGTCCTATCGCATGGGCCGGCGCGTCGTGGTGCCCGGCATCGTCAACAGCTTCATTGCCTGGTCGGCGCGGGCCATGCCTTACGAGATTTTGCTACCGATGGTCGATTGGCTGATGAAGCCGCGTGCGCGGCCGGTATCCGGCACTCGAGCGCGTCGCGGGGCGCTGAGGCTCGCCCGATCGACGGGGAGTCGCCGTTAG
- the meaB gene encoding methylmalonyl Co-A mutase-associated GTPase MeaB has product MAETTNSGARERIETDAQAAALVHKMRAGERRATALVITELERLSTAAPILLRAMQPYLGHALVVGFTGPPGAGKSTLVNAVIAELRGAGKSVGVIAVDPSSPVSGGSILGDRIRMTAALDDDGVFVRSLASRGYLGGLSPAAVRVIDALDAAGRDIVLLETVGTGQSEIDVAEVADVRVVISAPGLGDDIQAMKSGLLEIADIMVVNKGDRPGAEQTLQQLLGALSIRAMRHNKVPVLKTTATTGEGVAELVDAVAGKGRELEAAGPLARRRRRARYLIARAASDLVAERIRAGGAATLDTLADEVLAGALGPAEAARRLLGQ; this is encoded by the coding sequence ATGGCTGAGACGACAAATTCCGGGGCCAGGGAGCGCATCGAAACCGACGCTCAGGCCGCCGCACTCGTGCACAAGATGCGCGCCGGCGAGCGGCGAGCGACCGCCTTGGTGATCACCGAGCTGGAGCGGCTGTCGACTGCCGCGCCTATCCTGCTGCGCGCCATGCAGCCCTACCTCGGACATGCCCTCGTTGTCGGCTTCACCGGACCGCCCGGAGCCGGCAAGTCGACGCTCGTCAACGCCGTGATCGCGGAATTGCGCGGTGCCGGAAAAAGCGTCGGCGTCATCGCAGTCGACCCCTCGAGCCCAGTATCGGGCGGCTCCATTCTCGGCGACCGCATCCGCATGACGGCAGCGCTCGACGATGACGGCGTGTTCGTGCGCTCGTTGGCGAGCCGCGGCTACCTGGGCGGCCTGTCGCCCGCCGCGGTGCGCGTGATCGATGCGCTCGACGCCGCGGGACGCGACATCGTCCTTCTCGAAACGGTCGGCACCGGCCAGAGCGAGATCGACGTGGCCGAAGTGGCCGATGTGCGCGTGGTCATCTCCGCGCCGGGCCTGGGTGACGATATCCAGGCAATGAAGTCCGGACTGCTTGAGATCGCCGACATCATGGTCGTCAACAAGGGCGACCGGCCCGGTGCCGAGCAGACGCTACAGCAGCTCTTGGGCGCACTGTCGATCCGCGCCATGCGCCACAACAAGGTCCCGGTTCTCAAGACGACGGCAACGACCGGCGAAGGCGTGGCGGAGCTGGTCGATGCCGTCGCCGGCAAGGGGCGTGAGCTCGAAGCCGCTGGGCCGCTGGCCCGCCGTCGCCGCCGCGCACGCTATCTCATCGCCCGCGCCGCTTCGGACCTCGTCGCCGAGCGCATCCGCGCCGGGGGCGCCGCTACCCTCGACACCCTCGCGGACGAAGTTCTGGCCGGCGCCCTCGGACCGGCGGAAGCCGCGCGTCGACTTCTCGGCCAATAG
- a CDS encoding pseudoazurin — MKFVTLTSIAALTVALSSFAALAAEHEIKIKNTNGKGKFMVFEPDFLKVAPGDTVKFVLVDKNHNAEAITEVWPEGVEPLKGEMNQDAEFVVEKPGFYGIKCHPHFTMGMVALIVAGEPTNKAQLDAFKAPGGAKKRWDELVKQITP, encoded by the coding sequence ATGAAGTTCGTGACGCTCACTTCCATCGCCGCGCTTACGGTCGCGCTGAGCAGCTTTGCCGCGCTCGCCGCCGAACACGAGATCAAGATCAAGAACACCAACGGCAAGGGCAAATTCATGGTGTTCGAACCCGACTTCCTGAAGGTGGCGCCGGGCGACACGGTGAAGTTCGTGCTCGTGGACAAGAACCACAACGCCGAGGCGATTACTGAAGTCTGGCCGGAGGGCGTCGAACCGCTGAAGGGGGAGATGAACCAGGACGCCGAGTTCGTCGTGGAGAAGCCCGGATTCTACGGCATCAAGTGCCACCCGCACTTCACGATGGGCATGGTGGCGCTGATCGTCGCCGGCGAGCCGACCAACAAGGCCCAGCTCGATGCTTTCAAGGCCCCGGGTGGCGCCAAGAAGCGTTGGGACGAGCTGGTGAAGCAGATCACGCCGTAG
- a CDS encoding disulfide bond formation protein B encodes MEISPKLAITLNALALYAISAVLAVAFYWQFAYGELPCPLCMLQRASFSALAVGPVLAIRHGPKPQHYGLTILAALMGASIAARQILLHIMPGDPGFGSLLLGMHFYTWAFLAFVAAILAAAVMLTFGGQFAATERPPRLGTLEKGAVWLVIGLTAMNAASALAECGFGSCPANPVRYELFN; translated from the coding sequence GTGGAAATCAGCCCCAAGCTCGCCATTACCCTCAATGCGCTGGCGCTCTATGCCATTTCCGCGGTGCTCGCGGTTGCGTTCTACTGGCAATTTGCCTACGGCGAGCTGCCGTGCCCCCTGTGCATGCTGCAACGGGCTTCCTTTAGCGCACTGGCCGTAGGTCCAGTCCTCGCCATCCGGCACGGCCCAAAGCCACAGCACTACGGCCTGACGATCCTCGCCGCGCTCATGGGTGCCTCGATCGCGGCGCGTCAAATCCTGCTGCACATCATGCCGGGCGACCCCGGCTTCGGCTCGCTGCTTCTGGGGATGCACTTCTATACGTGGGCGTTTCTCGCGTTCGTCGCCGCGATCCTTGCCGCCGCCGTTATGCTGACGTTCGGCGGTCAGTTCGCGGCAACCGAGCGGCCGCCTAGGTTGGGCACGTTGGAGAAGGGTGCCGTGTGGCTCGTCATTGGGCTCACCGCCATGAATGCGGCGAGTGCCCTCGCTGAGTGCGGCTTTGGCAGCTGCCCGGCGAACCCGGTGCGCTACGAACTTTTCAACTGA
- a CDS encoding DUF5993 family protein, translating into MEFFIAFFNFALGMWLAWRHEAPSAVYVFFAGLVFVAALYLRHATDALPLSL; encoded by the coding sequence GTGGAATTCTTCATCGCCTTCTTCAATTTTGCCCTGGGCATGTGGCTCGCATGGCGCCATGAGGCGCCGTCGGCCGTCTACGTATTTTTCGCCGGCCTGGTGTTTGTCGCAGCCCTATACCTGCGGCACGCCACCGACGCTCTCCCATTGTCGCTCTAG
- a CDS encoding zinc metalloprotease HtpX codes for MNLDTEHSASRTFERGLVLANFAQAGVLLLAFGALTTAVLWPEFGRGGIAIAAVAAVAIVLLVTRIPPATMMQLYGARPYQAGDLAQFENITSELARRAGLRSPPRLYVVPSMSVSAFSFGSSRSFATAVTEGLLRRLTMREVAALLAREAAHAKRGDLLVLGIADFIARCAQAFYYAGLALAALNILRGVSGSDPVPWASVLLLILAPTLMTALQLALSRTREMDADRAAALLTGDPLGVASAVSRLDASPGKPLEDLIPPVPARKVPLPSMLRFAPPAERRIALLNALQAPPMPPLDIAEGPRISLIGVGPIEMRPRYRWPGVWF; via the coding sequence ATGAATCTCGACACCGAGCATAGCGCGAGTCGCACCTTCGAACGGGGCTTGGTCCTCGCCAATTTCGCGCAGGCGGGCGTCCTGCTGCTTGCCTTTGGCGCGCTGACGACGGCGGTGCTGTGGCCCGAATTCGGCCGTGGCGGGATTGCAATCGCAGCGGTGGCGGCGGTCGCGATCGTCCTGCTGGTGACGCGCATCCCGCCCGCGACCATGATGCAGCTTTACGGCGCGCGTCCCTACCAGGCCGGCGATCTGGCCCAGTTCGAGAACATCACCTCCGAGCTGGCGCGGCGCGCCGGCCTGCGTTCGCCGCCGCGGCTCTACGTGGTGCCGAGCATGTCCGTCAGCGCCTTCTCGTTCGGCTCATCACGGTCGTTCGCGACCGCTGTCACCGAGGGCCTGCTTCGCCGGCTCACGATGCGCGAGGTGGCCGCCCTGCTCGCCCGCGAGGCCGCGCACGCGAAGCGCGGCGATCTCCTGGTGCTCGGCATCGCCGACTTCATCGCCCGTTGCGCGCAGGCATTTTATTACGCCGGCCTCGCGCTCGCGGCCCTCAACATCCTGCGCGGCGTCAGCGGCAGCGATCCGGTGCCGTGGGCGAGCGTCCTGCTGTTGATCCTCGCACCGACGCTGATGACGGCCCTGCAGCTGGCGCTGTCGCGCACCCGCGAGATGGATGCGGATCGGGCAGCAGCGCTGCTGACCGGCGATCCACTGGGCGTCGCGTCAGCCGTGTCGCGCCTCGACGCCTCGCCCGGCAAGCCGCTCGAGGACCTGATCCCGCCGGTACCGGCCCGCAAGGTCCCGCTCCCATCGATGCTCCGGTTCGCCCCGCCGGCGGAGCGGCGCATCGCGCTGCTTAACGCGCTGCAAGCTCCCCCCATGCCGCCACTCGACATCGCCGAAGGGCCACGCATTTCGCTCATCGGCGTCGGCCCGATCGAGATGCGACCACGCTACCGCTGGCCCGGGGTGTGGTTCTAG
- a CDS encoding peptide MFS transporter, which yields MAAQSDGSGAAGHTLFGGQPRGLSTLFFTELWERFSYYGMRALLTLFIVTPVATGGLGLTPVEAARIYGNYTMAVYLLSIPGGYIADRYLGAHGAVLIGGSIIALGHFSLAVPADTAFYLGLALVAIGTGLFKPNISAMVGRLYAPDDERRDAGFSIFYMGINIGGFLAPLITGFLAQSDTFKTWLASAGFDPADSWHWGFGAAGVGMSLGLVGYLLQRNRLAHVGQRPRVEAGSWVPSVLVVAGTLATLGLTLLSDDPRFQWLRAAFLLVPVAAVVWFAMRGDIEGQRLAAVFVFFIAAMVFWAIFEQAGITIALFGLDLTRNELFGWAFPAAWYQSLNPLFVILLAPLFAALWIRLGRRQPASPVKFALGLFFLGLSFLLMVPAAMLTAEGRVSPLWLVGLFFLQTVGELLLSPVGLSTMTKLAPERFVGLVLGVWFLAAAWGNKLAGVLGSGYSAHDPGGLASFFLQQAAMVGVATLALVILIPWLKQLMGGVR from the coding sequence ATGGCAGCTCAATCCGACGGCAGCGGCGCGGCCGGACACACGCTGTTTGGGGGGCAGCCGCGCGGTCTCTCGACGCTGTTCTTCACCGAGCTGTGGGAGCGCTTTTCCTACTACGGCATGCGCGCGTTGCTCACGCTTTTCATCGTCACGCCGGTGGCGACCGGAGGGCTGGGGCTGACGCCGGTCGAAGCGGCGCGCATCTACGGCAACTACACGATGGCCGTCTATCTGCTGTCGATCCCCGGCGGCTATATCGCCGACCGCTATCTCGGCGCGCACGGCGCGGTGCTGATCGGCGGCAGCATCATCGCCCTCGGCCATTTCTCGCTCGCGGTGCCGGCGGATACCGCCTTCTACCTGGGGCTGGCGCTCGTCGCCATCGGCACCGGCCTGTTCAAACCCAACATCAGCGCCATGGTCGGCCGGCTGTACGCACCGGACGACGAGCGCCGGGACGCCGGCTTTTCGATCTTCTACATGGGCATCAACATCGGCGGCTTCCTGGCGCCGCTGATCACCGGGTTCCTCGCCCAGAGCGACACCTTCAAAACATGGCTGGCATCGGCCGGCTTCGACCCGGCGGACAGCTGGCACTGGGGATTTGGCGCCGCCGGCGTCGGCATGAGCCTCGGCCTCGTCGGCTATCTCTTGCAGCGAAACCGCCTGGCGCATGTCGGACAGCGGCCGCGCGTCGAAGCCGGCTCATGGGTTCCCAGCGTGCTCGTCGTGGCCGGAACCCTGGCGACGCTGGGGCTGACGCTGTTGTCAGACGATCCACGCTTCCAGTGGCTGCGTGCCGCGTTCCTGCTCGTGCCCGTCGCCGCCGTCGTCTGGTTCGCCATGCGCGGCGACATCGAGGGCCAGCGGCTCGCCGCGGTGTTCGTGTTCTTCATCGCCGCCATGGTCTTCTGGGCGATCTTCGAGCAAGCCGGCATCACGATCGCCCTCTTCGGCCTCGACCTGACGCGCAACGAGCTGTTCGGGTGGGCGTTCCCGGCGGCCTGGTACCAATCGCTGAACCCGTTGTTCGTAATCCTGCTCGCGCCGCTGTTCGCAGCGCTGTGGATCCGCCTCGGGCGCCGCCAGCCTGCGAGCCCGGTGAAGTTCGCGCTCGGGCTGTTCTTCCTCGGCCTCTCGTTCCTGCTCATGGTGCCGGCGGCGATGCTCACCGCCGAGGGGCGCGTCAGTCCGCTCTGGCTGGTCGGGCTGTTCTTCCTGCAGACCGTGGGCGAGCTGCTGCTCAGCCCCGTCGGCCTCAGCACCATGACCAAGCTGGCGCCGGAGCGCTTCGTCGGCCTTGTCCTCGGCGTTTGGTTCCTCGCCGCCGCGTGGGGCAACAAGCTCGCCGGGGTGCTGGGCAGCGGCTACTCGGCGCACGATCCGGGGGGGCTGGCGAGCTTCTTCCTGCAACAGGCGGCGATGGTCGGCGTCGCGACGCTCGCTTTGGTGATCCTCATCCCTTGGCTGAAGCAGCTCATGGGCGGCGTGCGCTAA
- a CDS encoding LOG family protein, with product MSKKQLNGKKKTAEGTRNVCVYCGSGLGLNPAYREAAQKLGAALAANNIGLVYGGGSLGLMGEVARATVDHGGRVTGIIPGFLVEKEAMMRDIDEIIVTEDMHQRKRLMFDRSDAFVALPGGVGTLEELVEQLTWVQLGRHTKPVVVANIDGFWTPFLSLLTHMKADTFIRPGLDVSFTVVDGAEKIVPAIAGAWEKVPGPSDEVVLAKF from the coding sequence ATGAGCAAAAAGCAGTTGAATGGAAAGAAGAAGACCGCGGAAGGCACGCGCAATGTGTGCGTGTACTGCGGCTCGGGGCTGGGCCTCAACCCAGCCTACAGGGAAGCGGCGCAGAAGCTCGGTGCCGCGCTCGCCGCCAATAACATCGGCCTCGTCTACGGCGGCGGCAGCCTCGGCCTCATGGGCGAGGTGGCGCGCGCCACGGTCGACCACGGCGGCCGCGTCACCGGCATTATTCCCGGCTTCCTTGTCGAGAAGGAAGCAATGATGCGCGACATCGACGAGATCATCGTCACCGAGGACATGCACCAGCGCAAACGGCTGATGTTCGATCGCTCGGATGCCTTCGTGGCGCTGCCCGGCGGCGTCGGCACACTGGAGGAACTCGTCGAGCAACTGACCTGGGTGCAGCTCGGCCGGCATACGAAGCCCGTCGTCGTCGCCAACATCGACGGCTTCTGGACGCCCTTCCTCAGCCTGCTGACCCACATGAAGGCCGACACCTTCATCCGGCCCGGTCTCGACGTGAGCTTCACGGTCGTGGATGGCGCCGAGAAGATCGTACCGGCCATCGCCGGCGCCTGGGAAAAAGTACCCGGTCCTTCCGACGAAGTGGTGCTGGCCAAGTTCTGA
- a CDS encoding thiosulfate oxidation carrier protein SoxY, translated as MLTAGAATLLMARVDSLRAAAPEDVATESAEFKAAFDALVGKSAPQSSGLTFDLPDQVENGDYVPVALAVDSPMTAESNVRAVHILSTANPRAAVATFRFTLLSGKAQVTSRMRLAKTQDVVAVAELSDGRILVTRRKVSVKVGGCGI; from the coding sequence ATGCTGACCGCAGGCGCGGCCACCCTCCTCATGGCGCGTGTCGATAGTCTCCGCGCAGCCGCGCCAGAAGATGTCGCCACCGAGAGCGCCGAGTTCAAAGCGGCGTTCGACGCTCTTGTCGGAAAGTCGGCACCCCAGAGCAGCGGCCTGACATTCGACCTACCGGATCAAGTCGAGAACGGCGACTATGTGCCCGTGGCGCTCGCGGTCGACAGCCCGATGACGGCTGAAAGCAACGTCAGAGCCGTGCATATCCTGTCGACAGCCAACCCGCGCGCCGCGGTGGCAACATTCCGCTTCACTCTCCTGTCGGGAAAAGCGCAGGTGACGAGCCGCATGCGCCTCGCCAAGACGCAGGACGTCGTCGCCGTCGCCGAGCTGAGCGACGGTCGCATCCTCGTCACGCGCCGCAAGGTCAGCGTGAAGGTCGGGGGCTGCGGAATATGA